GGGTGCGTCGGCTGACCCTGGCCGACGGGACGCCCATCGCCGACAAGGCCGACGGCGACGCCGAGGGCCTGGCCCTGACCGAGGACGGCGAGGTGCTGGTCAGCTTCGAACGCGACCACCGCATCTGGAGCTACGGCCCGCTGGAGACGATGCGCGCCCGGCCCGAGGCCCGGCCGCATCCGGCGGCGGACTTCCCCCTGAACGCAGGCATGGAGGCCCTGGCCGCCGCGCCGGACGGCTGGCGCGTCGGCGGCGAGGACGGCGGTGTGTGGGACTGTTCGCTTGAGGGCTGCCGCGTCGTGGCCGCGCCGCCGGACGCGGCGCCCGGCGCGGGCGACTGGCGGCTGACCGGGCTGACCCGCGATCCCGGCGGCGACGGCTGGTTCGCGGTGCAGCGCGCGTGGCGGCCGCCGTTCGACCTGCGCGCCCGCGTGCGGCGCATGGCCCAGGACGGCGCCCTGGGTCCGGTGCTGGTCGAGCTGAAGCTGCCGGGCCTGGCCGATAATTTCGAGGGCGTCGCCGCCGAGGCTCAGGGTGAAGGCGTGCGCCTCTACCTCCTGTCCGACGACAACGCCAATCCGGCGCAGAAGACGCTGATGCTGGCGTTTGACGTGGCCTACTGAGTCCTTCTCCCCTTGTGGGAGAAGGTGGCCGAGCGCAGCGAGGTCGGATGAGGGGTTGCGCGCCATAACCCGCCTCTCACGATCCGCTGAGGAGAAACCCCTCATCCGTCAGGCTTCGCCTGCCACCTTCTCCCACAAGGGGAGAAGGGTTTTAGATCCGCTCGCTGATCTTGATGGCGGCCTTGCAGCCGGCCTTGATGACGCTGCTCAGCAGGCGATAGGCCGGGGCCTCGCGGCTGCCGTGGGCGACGGCGTGGTCGTGGTGGGCCAGCTCCTCCTCGCGGAACCGGGTCAGTTCGGCGGCCAGTTCGGGGTCGCGCTCGCGGATTTCCTCGATCTGGTCGGCGTAGTGCTGCTCGATGACGCTCTCGACCGCCTCGGTGCAGGCGTGGGCGGCCTTTTCCGAGATCAGGGCGGTGCCGGCGCCCAGCGCCGTGGCGGCCAGCTTCCACAGCGGGATCATGGCCGTGGGGCGCACGCGGTTCTCGGTCAGCAGGGCCTCGAAGCGGGCCAGGTGGACGGCCTCGTGGCCCTCCATCTCGGTCAGGTCGGCGGCGATGGCGTCCTTGCCCTTGCGGCCTTCCAGCACGGCGCGCTGGGCGCGGTAGATGTGGACGGCGGCGAACTCGCCCGCGTGGTCGACGCGCAGCATCTCGGCCAGACGCGCCCTGTCCTGGCCCGGACCGGGGCGCGGCAGGGGGATGCGGCGGGCGTCGGCGACGGATTCGGCGGCTTCGGTCATGGCATTCCCTTAGCTCCTGGGCGCGCGGGCGTCCTTGGGACGTTTCGCCGCCAGCAGGCTGAACACCGCCAGCGCCAGGGAGATGACAAGGTTCCATCCGGCCATCGACAGACCGGCGAAGCTCCAGGGAACGTCGCCGCAGGAGACGAAGCCCGTGCTGCCGCCCGTGCCCTCGGCCAGGGCCGTCAGCAACGACAGGTCGATGGCGGTCGTCGGCGCGGCGGCGCAGGTGGCCGGCAGGGCCCACCACTTCAGCTCGCCCCCGGCGTGATAGCCCGCCGTGACGGCTCCGGTCAGGAAGACGACGGCCAGCAGGAAGGAGGCGATGCGCGGCGTGCCGCGGCTGGCGCGGCTGAACACGGCCCAGAAGGTGGCGGCCCCGGCGATGGCCACGGCGGCCCAATAGACCTCGCGCTGGCGCAGGCACAGGTTGCACGGCGCCAGGCCCGCGAACCGCTCGAAGGCGTGAGCCGCCCCCAGCATGGCCAGGGAGGCGGCCAGGGCGAAGGCCGTCCACCAGCGGGTCAGCAATTTGTAAAGCGCGCTCATCCGGCCCCTCATAAACCGGGCTGCGTCCGGCGTCGATCAGTGTCCGATAAGCTTGACCATAAAGAAGGCGCCGACCAGCACCACCAGGAAAAGCACGGTGAACAGGGCCAACCGCTTCTCCACGATCGCCAGCATCGGCGGCCCCCAGCGCCGCAGCACGAAGGCCACCAGGAAGAAGCGGGCGCCGCGCGTCAGGACGCACAGAGCGATGAACAGCGCCAGATTGAACTGGAAGATGCCCGAGGCGATGGTGACCAGCTTGAACGGGATCGGAGTCAGTCCCTTGATCAGGATCACCCAGGCCCCGTGCTGCTGGAACAGGGCCTTGGACGTCTCGAAGGTGTCGGCCTTGCCCAGGAAGGCCAGGATCGACAGGCCGACCGGCTCCAGGAAGTAGCCGATGGCGTAGCCCAGCAGGCCGCCCAGCACCGAGGCCACGGTGCAGACCATGGCGTAGAAATAGGCGCGGTCCGGCCGGGCCAGGACCATGGGCGCCAGCATGACGTCCGGCGGAATGGGGAAGACCGAGCTTTCGGCGAAGGCGACCACGGCCAGGGACCGGGTGGCGTGGCGGTGGCGGGCCAGGGAGAAGACCCAGTCGTACAGCTTGCGAAGCATTCAGGCGTCCCGATCGAGGCCCCCGCCTCTGATGCCGCCCCGATAGCAGCCCGCGCGGAGGGGCGCGAGGGGCTGCGACACCGGAACGTGTGCCGCTTCGGCGACGGCCCGCCTTGCGCGCCACGGGGGACGGCCATTAGGTTCCGCCTCAATCAGCGGCCCGCCCGGCAAGGCGACGGGCCGCGCATAAGACAATGAGAGGAGACGCGTCATGCAGGACGCCGCCGCCAAGCTCGACCAGGAAAACCCCCTCGGCGTCGACGGCTTCGAGTTCGTCGAATTCACCGGCCCCGAGCCGGAAGCGATGATTTCGCGCCTGGAGCTGATGGGCTTCACCCAGACCCATGTGAACCCGGCCAACGGCGTGGTGCGCCTGAAGCAGGGCGACATCACCATGCTGGTCCACCGCGCCCCGAAGGGCCAGGCGGCGGACTTCGCCAGGGACCACGGCCCCTCGGCCAACGGCATGGCCTTCCGCGTCGCCGACGCCAAGGCCGCCTATGAGGGCGCGCTGGCGCGCGGCGCCCGCGCCGCCGAGGGCGTGCACGGCGGGGCGCTGGCGGGCGACTACCCCTATGTGCTGCAGGGCATCGGCGGCTCGCTGCTGTATGTCGTCGACCAGTACGGCGAGCACGGCTCCCTCTATGACGCCTGGGACGAGATCGAGGGCTGGGAAGAGGCCGAGCGCAAGAACAGCGTCGGCCTGCAGGTGCTCGACCACCTGACCCACAATGTGCGTCGCGGCGAGATGCGCACCTGGTCGGGCTTCTACCACTCGGTGTTCAACTTCGAGGAGCAGAAGTATTTCGATATCAAGGGCAAGGCGACGGGCCTGTTCTCTCAGGCCATGATCGCGCCCGACCGCGCCATCCGCATCCCGCTGAACGAAAGCCAGGACGAGAATTCCCAGATCGAGGAATTCATCCGTCGCTACAACGGCGAAGGCATCCAGCACATCGCCCTGACGACCGACAACATCTATGAGACGGTCGAGACGATGAAGGCCCGCGGCGTGGCCTTCCAGGACACGATCGACACCTATTTCGAACTGATCGACAAGCGCCTGCCGGGCCACGGCGAGGACGTGGAGCGGATGAAGAAGAACCGCATCCTGATCGACGGTTCGGACGAGGAAGGCCTGCTGCTGCAGATCTTCACCCAGGACACCTTCGGCCCGATCTTCTTCGAGATCATCCAGCGCAAGGGCAACGAGGGCTTCGGCAACGGCAATTTCCAGGCCCTGTTCGACTCCATCGAGCTGGACCAGATCCGTCGCGGCGTCATCAAGGTCGACGCCTGAATGAAGTTGCGACCGCCGCACTGGCTGCCCTGGCTCGGCCCGCTTCTGGCCGCCGGGGCCGGGGCCCTCGCGGGCGAATACTGGCTGGGCGGGGGCTTCTGGATGGTCCTGGCCGCCGCCCTCGTCTGCGGTTTCGCCCCCATCCTGGCCCACCGCCTCTGGCGACGCCTGCACCATAAGCGCTAGCCTTGCTTTCCTCCCCATGGAATGGGGAGGGGGACCACGAAGTGGTGGAGGGGTTGAGCGGCTTGAAACAGCCCCTCCGTCTCGTCCGCTGCGCGGCCGATCCACCTCCCCATGAAATGGGGAGGAGAATGAATGGGGAGCTTGAAATGAAATCCGTCGTCTTCGCCGCCGCGGCCGCCGCCCTCCTGGCCTCGCCCGCCCTTGCTCAAGACGCGCCGCAATGGTCGCTGGCCATCCACGGCGGCGCCGGGGTGATCGAGCGCGCCCAGCTGAGCCCCGAACGGGACGCGGCCTATCGCGCCGGGCTGCAGGCGGCCCTGGACGCCGGCTCGGCCGTGCTGGCGCGCGGCGGCTCGGCCCTGGACGCGGTCCAGGCCGCCGTCGAGACGATGGAGGACAACCCCCTGTTCAACGCCGGGCGCGGGGCCGTCTTCACCTCGGCCGGCAAGAACGAGCTGGACGCCGCCGTGATGAGCGGCCCGGACCTGACCGCCGGCGCCGTCGCCGGCCTGACCCGCACCCGCCACCCCATCGCCGCCGCCCGCGCCGTGATGGAGAAGTCGCCCCACGTCATGATGATCGGCGAAGGCGCCGAGACCTTCGCCCGCTCGGTCGGGCTGGAGGAGGTCGCCCCGTCCTGGTTCTTCACCGAGAGCCGCTGGCAGGCCCTGGTCCGCACCCTGACCGAACGCGGCGAGCCCGTGCCGCCGCGTCCCGAAGGCGCCCCGGCCGAGCCGGCCCGCCAAGGCCCGGCCGCGCCCCTGGCCTTCAACCTCAACGAAGCCCCGCTGGACGAGCGCAAATTCGGCACCGTCGGCGCCGTGGCCATGGACAGCCAGGGCCGTCTGGCGGCGGCCACCTCGACCGGCGGCACCACGGGCAAGCGCTGGGGCCGGGTCGGCGACGTGCCGATCATCGGCGCCGGGACCTACGCCTCCAACGCCGACGGCTGCGCCGTCTCGGCGACGGGCGCGGGCGAATACTTCATCCGCGCCACCGTGGCGCGGGACATCTGCCAGCGCACCGCCGAGGGCGCCAGCGTCCAGCAGGCCGCCGACGCCGAAATCGCCGAGGTCGGCAGCATCGGCGGCGACGGCGGCGTCATCGTCATGGGCAAGGACGGCGTCCACGCCTTCTCGATGAACACCTCGGGCATGTATCGCGGGGCCGTGTCCTCGACCTCGCCCGCCCGCGTGGCCATCTACGGCGACGAAGAGGGCCGGCGTTGAGCCGGAAGGTCATCATCTTTGCGGCCTTAGCCGCAGCCGCGACGGCCGGCATTGTCGGCACGCCCGTGACAGCGCAGCAGCCCTTCGCCGGACGCACGGTCGCGGTCCCCGCCGCACGCGGGGAAACTGAACCAGGCGCCGTTTATGCCGGCAATTGGACGGCTATCTACACTGGCCTTCAGGCCATGGTCGCCCGCCCCGCCGACGAAGACGAAGCGGTCATCGCCGAGGTTCGGGCTATGGGTGAGGCGGCGCCACCGCCTTACCTCATGGAAATGGGCCGGCGCCTTGCAAAGACGAATTTGGGGGAAGGCGCCTATTGGTTCCAACTGGGACGGCTGCGCGGGACTTGGGATGGCTATTCGTGCATCGACAGGTCAGCCCGCGGCGGACTTCAGATAGTGGACATGACCATCAACCAAACCGATCCTGATGCCTTTAAAGGCCTCTTCGCGCCTGCCGTCCAGCTCGCTGCGTTCGAGCGTCTTGGCGATGGCTCGCCTATCTTCGCGGGGAGAGCGAGCGCTTGGTGGATTTGCTCCCACGGAATCCAGGCGACCATGAACGGCATGAACGGCGGCGGCGGCGGACAACTCGTCCCGGTTACCCGTTGGCTCATGGCTGATCAGCAGCGCACGGCCCTCAAGCAAGAGATGCGCGAAATGATCGCCCAGGTGATAACCGCCGACAAAGCCGAGCCAGAAGCGGAACCGGCCTCGCAATGATCGGCAAGACTGATACGCCTGGGGTCATCGCACCCCCGCCGCTGATCTACCTGGCCTTCCTGCTGGCCGGGTTCGGCATCGGCCGGCTGATCCATGAGCCCTCCTTCGGCCTGGCGGTCGACTGGCGGCGCGGCCTGGCCTTCGTCCTGGTGATCGGCGGCCTGCTGCTGGACGGGATCGCGGCGGGGACCTTCCGCCGCCTGGGCACCCCGCCCGAGCCGTGGAAGCCGACCACGGCCCTGGCCACGGGCGGCCTCTACGCCGTCAGCCGCAACCCGATCTATCTCGGCTTCGCCATCACCTACGCGGGTTTCGCCGTCGCCATGGACAGCCCCGTCGCCCTGGCCCTGCTGTTCCCTTGCCTGATCGTGATCGACCGCTTCGTCATCGCCCGCGAGGAACGCTATCTGGCGGCCAGGTTCGGCGCCGCCTACGCGGCCTACAAAGGAAAGGTCCGTCGATGGCTGTGACCCCCGAGACGCCCGCCCCCCACGCCGACGAACTGTCGGAAATGGCCATCGAGGAGCTGGACGCCGCCTGCGGCCTGCGCTGGGTCGAACTGAAGGCCGTCACCCCCTGGGGCGACGTCTATGAGGGCATGGCCCCCTCGGGCCGCGTGGTCGAGATCGAGCGCCGCTACCTGTGGGCACATGAACCCGCCGGCGCCATCGCCGTCGAGGTCGAGGTGCGCGACCCGGCCCTGCGCACCGGCGCCGAGGCCCGCGCCGTCATCGCGCCCCCGAACAGTTGATCGAACGGCGTCCGCGCCGACCATGTCTCCGCTTTCCAACCGCCTTCGCCAAGATTAGCTTCGCCCTATGAAACTCGCCTCGCTCAAGCACGGCCGTGACGGCCGCCTCGTCGTCGTCTCCAAGGACCTGAACTGGTTCACGGACGCCTTCCTGATCGCCCCGACGCTGCAGGCCGCGCTGGACGACTGGGAGCGCTGCGAACCTCTGTTGCGGGCCCTGGCCGAGAGCCTGGAGCACGAAGCCGTGCCGCGCGGCCGCTTCCGCGAGCACGAGGCCGCCGCCCCCCTGCCGCGCGCCTATCAGTGGGCCGACGGCTCGGCCTATGTGAACCACGTCGAACTGGTGCGTAAGGCGCGCGGGGCCGAGATGCCGCAGAGCTTCTGGACCGACCCGCTGATGTATCAGGGCGGTTCCGACGGCTTCCTGGCCCCGCGCGACGCCATCCCGCTGAAGGACGAGGCCTGGGGCTGCGACCTGGAGGCCGAGATCGTGGTCGTGACCGGCGACGTGCCCCTGGGCGCCAGCCGCGAAGAGGCCCTGGCGGCGATCCGCCTGGTCGGCCTGGTCAACGACGTGAGCTTGCGCAACCTGATCCCGGCGGAACTGTCCAAGGGCTTCGGCTTCGTCCAGTCCAAGCCGGCCAGCGCCCTGTCGCCGGTCTTCGTCACGCCCGACGCCCTGGGCGACCGCTGGAAGGACGGCAAGCTGCACGGCGCCCTGCTGGTGCAGGTCAACGGCCAGGACTTCGGCCGCGCCGACGCCGGGGTCGACATGACCTTCGACTTCGGCACCCTGATCGCCCACCTGGCCAAGACCCGCGCCCTGGGCGCCGGGACGATCATCGGCTCGGGCACGGTGTCGAACAAGGACGCCGACGGCGGCCCCGGCAAGCCGGTGTCCGAGGGCGGCCTGGGCTATTCCTGCATCGCCGAGATCCGCACCGTCGAGACCATCCAGACCGGCGCGGCCAAGACCCCCTTCCTCAAGCATGGCGACACCGTCCGCATCGAGATGCTGGACGAGAAGAACCACACCCTGTTCGGCGCCATCGAGCAGACGGTGGCGGCGGTCTGAACCGCCAGACGGACCCTCAGACGAAAAACTGGCGGCGGCTGCGCTTCGTCGATTGACGCGACCCCAGCCGCCGCTAGATTGCGCCGCCTTGAGCCAAGCCGTGCCGGTGTGGTGAAATTGGTAGACGCGCCGGACTCAAAATCCGGTTCCGCAAGGAGTGTCGGTTCGAGTCCGACCACCGGCACCATCGGCTTCCGAGCCGCCCCTCCCCTTCATAATCCGTCCGTGAATACGCCGCCCCTGCGGTGCAGCGTGCGCGCGACTTGCGCATTCAAGGGACAAGACCCCTTGAACAAGCGGACACAAGTGTCCACTTAGCGCGCCATGACCCGCCCCTTGCGACAAGACGCCGCGGAACGCCGTGAAAGGCTGCTGGCAGCCGCCGAGGCGGCCTTCGCGCGCGACGGGCTCGACGCGCCGCTGCACCTGATCGCCGAGGAGGCGGGCGTGGGGCGGGCGACCCTCTATCGCAACTTCGCCGATCGGTCGGAGCTGGCGCTGGCGGTCTTCCTGAAGCAGATCGACGCCCTGGCCCGGCGCACGCGCGAGCGGCTGGACGATCCCGAGGTCTTCGTCTGGTTCCTGGAGCAGATGACGGGGCTGATGCTCGACAGCGCGGGCCTGTCCGGCGCCATCCGCGACCTGGCGGACGAGGCCCTGGCTCCGATTCGCCAGGGGCTGAAGGCGGCGGGGTCCGAGGCCCTGGCCGTGTCCCAGGCGGCGGGACGGGTGCGGCCCGACCTAACCGTCGAGGACATCCGCGTCCTCGCCCTGATGCTGGGCGCCCCGTCGCGCACCGTGCGGGCCGAGGACCGCGAGGCCCTGAGCCGCCGCTCGCTGGCGCTGGTGCTGGACGCGGTGCGGCCCCGAGGCGAGGCCGCATGAGCCGCCGCGACTGGGACCTGCCGTGGGAGACGTTCCTCGCCACCCTCAAGCCGCACGAGCGGCCCGCCCTGCCCGGATCGCCCGCCACGCCGGACCATCCCCTGCCCTGGCGGCTGGCCTATGCCTTCGTCGGGGTGCTGGTCGCCCTGACCGGCAGCCTGGGCAATGCGGCGGTGACCGCCGACCTGCCGCAGCTGGCGGGCGCCCTGGGGGTGACGACGACCGAGGCCGCCTGGCTGCCGGTCGTCTTCGTCATGACCAACGCCTGCATGAACCTGCTGCTGGTCAAGTTCCGCATGCAGTACGGCCTGCGCCTGTTCGCCGAGATCATCATGGTCGTCTTCCTGGCGACCGCCGCGGCGCACCTGTTCCTGGAGGACTTCGGCTCGACCCTGGTGGTGCGCGGCGTCGCCGGGATCGCGGCGGCGGGGATGTCGACCCTGGGCATCCTCTATCTGGTCCAGGCTTTTCCGGCGCAGCACCGGTTGAAGGGCATCATCATCGGCGTGGGCCTGTCCAGCCTGGCGATCCCCCTGGCCCGGCTGGGGGTGACGCGCCTGCTGGACCTGGACCAGTGGCGGGCCTTCTACATGTTCGAGCTGGGGCTGGTGCTGGTCGCCCTGCCCGCCGTCTTCGCCCTGCGGATGCCGCCGGCCCAGCGGGTGCGGGCGTTCGAGAGGCTGGACTTCGTCACCTTCGCCCTATTCGCGCCGGGGGTGGCCCTGCTGACCGCGGTGCTGGGGCTGGGGCGCATCGTCTGGTGGACCGAGGCGGCGTGGATCGGCTGTGCTCTGGTCGGGGCCATCGTCCTGCTGACCGCCGCCGTGCTGATCGAATACAACCGGGCCAATCCGCTGATCGACCTGAAGTGGCTGGCCGGGCGCGACATCGTGCGCCTGATCCTGGCCATCCTGCTGGTGCGTATCGTCCTGTCGGAGCAGACGACCGGGGCCGTCGGCTTCCTGCAGCAGATGGGCCTGGGGCCGCAGCAGATGCAGGGGCTGTTCCTGGTCATGCTGATCGCCACGGCGGCGGGGACCCTGGTCAGCGCCTTCACCCTGAACCCGATGAAGCTGTGGAAGCCCGTCTCCATCGCCCTGGCCCTGATCGCCGTGGGCGCCTTCCTCGACAGCCACGCCACGGTGCTCACGCGGCCGACGAACCTCTATTTCAGCCAGGCCCTGCTGGCCTTCGCCGCCGCCTTCTTCATCGGCCCGACCATGATCCTGGGCTTCGGCCAGGTGCTTCAGACCGGCGGCAAGAACCTGGTCAGCTTCATCGTCGTCTTCTCCATCGGCCAGAACGTCGGCGGGCTGATGGGCTCGGCCCTGGTCGGCACGATCCAGACCCTGCGCGAGAAGTTCCACTCCAACCAGTTGAGCGAGGGCGTCAGCCTGGGCGATCCCGAGACGGTGCTGCGCTTGCAGCAGCTGGGCGGCGCCTACGCCCATGTCATCGGCGACGCGGCCCAGCGCCAGGGCGCCGCCCTGCGCCTGCTGCAGCAGCAGATCAGCCAGCAGGCCCAGGTGCTGGCCTACAACGACGTCTTCCTGCTGATCTCGGGGGCCGCCGCCGTCGGCGCCGCCTGGGTCGCCCTCAACCATTTCCGCCCCCGCCTGGAGGCGCGCCGCGCCGCCCGACGCCACGCCCAGACCGCTTCCGAGACGGCCGCCTCCGCCGCGGCCGCCGCCGTCGAATGACCCGGACACGACCATGACCGACGCCGCCCCTCCTCCCTCGGCTCCCGCCCCCGCTCCCGCTCCCGCCGCGCCGCCGTCAGCCGCGCCGACGCCCGCCCCGTCCAGCGGCCGCCGTGTCATGTGGACCGTGGTGCTGATCGCCATGGCGGTCGTGGGCATCGGCCTGGTGCTGCACGCCTGGCGCCTGCCGCCGTTCGACGGCGGGCCCCAGACGACGGACAACGCCTATGTGCGCGGCCAGGTGACGATCATCAGCCCCCAGGTCAGCGGCTATGTCACCACGGTCGAGGTGCAGGACTTCCAGACGGTCAAGCAGGGCCAGCTGCTGGCGACCATCGACGACCGCATCTATCGCCAGCGGCTGGAGCAGGCCCAGGCCGCGCTGCATTCGGCCGAAGCCGCCCTGGCCAACTCGGCCCAGAGCCAGGCCTCGGCGCGCGGCTCGGTGGCCGAGAGCCGCGCCGCCGTCGCCGCCGCCCAGTCGGCCGTGACCAAGGCCCGCGCCGATGCGACCCGCGTGCGCACCCTGTTCCAGGGCGGCTGGGTCGCCCAGGCCCAGGTCGATGTCGCCCAGAACGCCCTGCGCGCCGCCGAGGCCCAGCTGGCCCAGACCCGCGCCGCCGAGGGCGTGGCCCAGACCGGCGTGACCTCGGTCGTGGTCGGGCGCGGTTCGCTGGAGGCCGCCGTCGAGAACGCCCGCGCCCAGGTGCGCCTGGCCCAGATCGACCTGGACAACACCCGCATCACCGCCCCGCGCGACGGTCGGCTGGGCGAGGTGACGGTGCGCCAGGGCCAGCAGGTCGCCGTGGGAACCCAACTGACCGCCCTGGTCCCCGACGTGGTCTGGGTCACGGCCAATATGAAGGAGACGCAGATGCGCGACGTGCGGGTGGGCCAGCCGGTCGAGATCACCGTCGACGCCCTGGGCGGGCGCGTCCTGACCGGCGAGGTCGAACGCATCTCGCCCGCCACGGGGTCCGAGTTCAGCGTCATCCGCCCCGACAACGCCACCGGCAACTTCACCAAGGTGGCCCAGCGCATTCCCGTTCGCATCGCCGTCGATCCCGGCCAGGCGGGCGTCGAGCGCTTGGCCCCCGGCATGTCGGTGACGGCGCGGATCAAGGTGCGGGGCTAGGCTTCGACCCTAATCCCGCTCGTCCCGGCGGAGGCCGGGACCCAGTAAGAACGCAGAGCAGCGCCCCATCCATTTGACCGGAGCCGTTTGAAGCCAAAGCGCCGGATCCCGGACTCCGCCGGGATGA
The nucleotide sequence above comes from Brevundimonas naejangsanensis. Encoded proteins:
- a CDS encoding HlyD family secretion protein encodes the protein MTDAAPPPSAPAPAPAPAAPPSAAPTPAPSSGRRVMWTVVLIAMAVVGIGLVLHAWRLPPFDGGPQTTDNAYVRGQVTIISPQVSGYVTTVEVQDFQTVKQGQLLATIDDRIYRQRLEQAQAALHSAEAALANSAQSQASARGSVAESRAAVAAAQSAVTKARADATRVRTLFQGGWVAQAQVDVAQNALRAAEAQLAQTRAAEGVAQTGVTSVVVGRGSLEAAVENARAQVRLAQIDLDNTRITAPRDGRLGEVTVRQGQQVAVGTQLTALVPDVVWVTANMKETQMRDVRVGQPVEITVDALGGRVLTGEVERISPATGSEFSVIRPDNATGNFTKVAQRIPVRIAVDPGQAGVERLAPGMSVTARIKVRG
- a CDS encoding disulfide bond formation protein B, with protein sequence MSALYKLLTRWWTAFALAASLAMLGAAHAFERFAGLAPCNLCLRQREVYWAAVAIAGAATFWAVFSRASRGTPRIASFLLAVVFLTGAVTAGYHAGGELKWWALPATCAAAPTTAIDLSLLTALAEGTGGSTGFVSCGDVPWSFAGLSMAGWNLVISLALAVFSLLAAKRPKDARAPRS
- a CDS encoding isoaspartyl peptidase/L-asparaginase family protein, whose product is MKSVVFAAAAAALLASPALAQDAPQWSLAIHGGAGVIERAQLSPERDAAYRAGLQAALDAGSAVLARGGSALDAVQAAVETMEDNPLFNAGRGAVFTSAGKNELDAAVMSGPDLTAGAVAGLTRTRHPIAAARAVMEKSPHVMMIGEGAETFARSVGLEEVAPSWFFTESRWQALVRTLTERGEPVPPRPEGAPAEPARQGPAAPLAFNLNEAPLDERKFGTVGAVAMDSQGRLAAATSTGGTTGKRWGRVGDVPIIGAGTYASNADGCAVSATGAGEYFIRATVARDICQRTAEGASVQQAADAEIAEVGSIGGDGGVIVMGKDGVHAFSMNTSGMYRGAVSSTSPARVAIYGDEEGRR
- a CDS encoding TetR family transcriptional regulator, with protein sequence MRQDAAERRERLLAAAEAAFARDGLDAPLHLIAEEAGVGRATLYRNFADRSELALAVFLKQIDALARRTRERLDDPEVFVWFLEQMTGLMLDSAGLSGAIRDLADEALAPIRQGLKAAGSEALAVSQAAGRVRPDLTVEDIRVLALMLGAPSRTVRAEDREALSRRSLALVLDAVRPRGEAA
- a CDS encoding fumarylacetoacetate hydrolase family protein, which translates into the protein MKLASLKHGRDGRLVVVSKDLNWFTDAFLIAPTLQAALDDWERCEPLLRALAESLEHEAVPRGRFREHEAAAPLPRAYQWADGSAYVNHVELVRKARGAEMPQSFWTDPLMYQGGSDGFLAPRDAIPLKDEAWGCDLEAEIVVVTGDVPLGASREEALAAIRLVGLVNDVSLRNLIPAELSKGFGFVQSKPASALSPVFVTPDALGDRWKDGKLHGALLVQVNGQDFGRADAGVDMTFDFGTLIAHLAKTRALGAGTIIGSGTVSNKDADGGPGKPVSEGGLGYSCIAEIRTVETIQTGAAKTPFLKHGDTVRIEMLDEKNHTLFGAIEQTVAAV
- a CDS encoding demethoxyubiquinone hydroxylase family protein, with translation MTEAAESVADARRIPLPRPGPGQDRARLAEMLRVDHAGEFAAVHIYRAQRAVLEGRKGKDAIAADLTEMEGHEAVHLARFEALLTENRVRPTAMIPLWKLAATALGAGTALISEKAAHACTEAVESVIEQHYADQIEEIRERDPELAAELTRFREEELAHHDHAVAHGSREAPAYRLLSSVIKAGCKAAIKISERI
- a CDS encoding YqaA family protein; translated protein: MLRKLYDWVFSLARHRHATRSLAVVAFAESSVFPIPPDVMLAPMVLARPDRAYFYAMVCTVASVLGGLLGYAIGYFLEPVGLSILAFLGKADTFETSKALFQQHGAWVILIKGLTPIPFKLVTIASGIFQFNLALFIALCVLTRGARFFLVAFVLRRWGPPMLAIVEKRLALFTVLFLVVLVGAFFMVKLIGH
- a CDS encoding methyltransferase family protein, which translates into the protein MIGKTDTPGVIAPPPLIYLAFLLAGFGIGRLIHEPSFGLAVDWRRGLAFVLVIGGLLLDGIAAGTFRRLGTPPEPWKPTTALATGGLYAVSRNPIYLGFAITYAGFAVAMDSPVALALLFPCLIVIDRFVIAREERYLAARFGAAYAAYKGKVRRWL
- a CDS encoding esterase-like activity of phytase family protein: MNRRLYVAALISLALAACAGAAVSSHPWTPEAQAEGWAAAGGATRQVGLGWPGGARLAKGVRFAGGVQLIAAPVSALHGLSDLTLTGDGGFLAVSDSGALVRGRLALDEAGRLTGLDDLRVRRLTLADGTPIADKADGDAEGLALTEDGEVLVSFERDHRIWSYGPLETMRARPEARPHPAADFPLNAGMEALAAAPDGWRVGGEDGGVWDCSLEGCRVVAAPPDAAPGAGDWRLTGLTRDPGGDGWFAVQRAWRPPFDLRARVRRMAQDGALGPVLVELKLPGLADNFEGVAAEAQGEGVRLYLLSDDNANPAQKTLMLAFDVAY
- the hppD gene encoding 4-hydroxyphenylpyruvate dioxygenase yields the protein MQDAAAKLDQENPLGVDGFEFVEFTGPEPEAMISRLELMGFTQTHVNPANGVVRLKQGDITMLVHRAPKGQAADFARDHGPSANGMAFRVADAKAAYEGALARGARAAEGVHGGALAGDYPYVLQGIGGSLLYVVDQYGEHGSLYDAWDEIEGWEEAERKNSVGLQVLDHLTHNVRRGEMRTWSGFYHSVFNFEEQKYFDIKGKATGLFSQAMIAPDRAIRIPLNESQDENSQIEEFIRRYNGEGIQHIALTTDNIYETVETMKARGVAFQDTIDTYFELIDKRLPGHGEDVERMKKNRILIDGSDEEGLLLQIFTQDTFGPIFFEIIQRKGNEGFGNGNFQALFDSIELDQIRRGVIKVDA
- a CDS encoding MFS transporter; translation: MSRRDWDLPWETFLATLKPHERPALPGSPATPDHPLPWRLAYAFVGVLVALTGSLGNAAVTADLPQLAGALGVTTTEAAWLPVVFVMTNACMNLLLVKFRMQYGLRLFAEIIMVVFLATAAAHLFLEDFGSTLVVRGVAGIAAAGMSTLGILYLVQAFPAQHRLKGIIIGVGLSSLAIPLARLGVTRLLDLDQWRAFYMFELGLVLVALPAVFALRMPPAQRVRAFERLDFVTFALFAPGVALLTAVLGLGRIVWWTEAAWIGCALVGAIVLLTAAVLIEYNRANPLIDLKWLAGRDIVRLILAILLVRIVLSEQTTGAVGFLQQMGLGPQQMQGLFLVMLIATAAGTLVSAFTLNPMKLWKPVSIALALIAVGAFLDSHATVLTRPTNLYFSQALLAFAAAFFIGPTMILGFGQVLQTGGKNLVSFIVVFSIGQNVGGLMGSALVGTIQTLREKFHSNQLSEGVSLGDPETVLRLQQLGGAYAHVIGDAAQRQGAALRLLQQQISQQAQVLAYNDVFLLISGAAAVGAAWVALNHFRPRLEARRAARRHAQTASETAASAAAAAVE